The Streptomyces nitrosporeus genome includes a window with the following:
- a CDS encoding HD domain-containing protein, whose translation MPTYLTLAEVEAIAREAHRDQRDKAGRPYAGHLAAVAEGVRARGGSDEQIAAAWLHDAVEDHALSRRWLDEAALPERVKEMVLAVTKRPGEDLAAYTGRILATPGALLIKEADLAHNTDPGRLAALDPAVRTRLTAKYAQVRGLLGLTGG comes from the coding sequence ATGCCCACGTATCTGACCCTGGCCGAGGTCGAGGCGATCGCCCGCGAGGCCCACCGTGACCAGCGCGACAAGGCGGGCCGCCCCTATGCCGGACATCTGGCGGCGGTCGCCGAGGGCGTCCGGGCCCGTGGCGGCAGCGACGAGCAGATCGCCGCCGCCTGGCTGCACGACGCCGTCGAGGACCACGCGCTCTCCCGGCGGTGGCTGGACGAGGCGGCACTGCCGGAGCGGGTGAAGGAGATGGTCCTCGCCGTCACCAAGCGGCCCGGTGAGGACCTCGCCGCGTACACCGGGCGGATTCTCGCCACACCGGGCGCTCTGCTGATCAAGGAGGCGGACCTGGCGCACAACACGGACCCCGGCCGGCTCGCGGCCCTGGATCCGGCGGTCCGTACCCGTCTGACGGCGAAGTATGCGCAGGTGCGGGGGTTGCTGGGGCTGACGGGGGGCTGA
- a CDS encoding cation:proton antiporter, which translates to MGGAFLAAAVLARVGGRIGLPTIPLFILAGILLGPHTPGAVIVDDPHELEMLSALGLVLLLFYLGLEFHLDDLKAGGRKMVLAGTVYLVLNVGAGLGFGFVLGWGTSEALVMAGVIGISSSAIVTKILVDLKRLGSPETKPILGIIVIDDIFLALYLAALQPVLSRSDGMGAALMDGGKAFAFLLLLALAARFGTRVISKLIHTRDDELLVISFLGAAVLVAGVSDLFGVADAIGAFMVGLMLGSTTSAKRILKLVHPLRDAFGAIFFFAFGLSIDPGDLPSVAWPVLAAVVLTVAMNVLSGMFSARVYGFGPLAASNISTTLMARGEFALILATMAAGAGLDERLSPFIAGYVLLLAVLSPLAAGRPHLLARFLPGGRGAGDREAEKTAVPV; encoded by the coding sequence ATGGGAGGCGCCTTCCTGGCCGCCGCCGTCCTCGCCCGCGTCGGCGGCCGTATCGGACTGCCGACCATCCCCTTGTTCATCCTGGCCGGGATCCTGCTCGGCCCGCACACCCCCGGGGCCGTCATCGTCGACGACCCGCACGAGCTGGAGATGCTCTCCGCGCTCGGCCTCGTCCTGCTGCTCTTCTACCTGGGGCTGGAGTTCCACCTCGACGACCTCAAGGCCGGCGGGCGCAAGATGGTGCTCGCCGGCACCGTCTACCTCGTCCTCAACGTCGGCGCCGGGCTCGGGTTCGGCTTCGTGCTGGGCTGGGGCACCTCGGAGGCGCTGGTGATGGCCGGCGTCATCGGCATCTCGTCCTCGGCGATCGTCACCAAGATCCTGGTCGACCTGAAACGCCTGGGCAGCCCGGAGACCAAGCCGATCCTGGGCATCATCGTCATCGACGACATCTTCCTGGCCCTCTACCTCGCCGCCCTGCAGCCGGTCCTGTCCCGGTCCGACGGCATGGGCGCGGCGCTCATGGACGGCGGCAAGGCGTTCGCCTTCCTGCTCCTGCTCGCCCTGGCCGCCCGTTTCGGCACCAGGGTCATCAGCAAGCTGATCCACACACGGGACGACGAACTCCTGGTCATCTCCTTCCTGGGAGCGGCTGTCCTCGTCGCCGGCGTCTCCGACCTGTTCGGCGTCGCGGACGCGATCGGCGCCTTCATGGTGGGTCTGATGCTCGGCAGCACGACCTCCGCCAAGCGGATCCTCAAGCTGGTCCATCCGCTGCGGGACGCCTTCGGCGCGATCTTCTTCTTCGCGTTCGGCCTGTCGATCGACCCCGGTGACCTCCCGAGCGTGGCCTGGCCGGTGCTGGCCGCCGTGGTCCTGACCGTGGCGATGAACGTGCTCTCCGGCATGTTCTCCGCACGGGTGTACGGCTTCGGCCCGCTGGCCGCGTCGAACATCTCCACCACCCTCATGGCCCGGGGCGAGTTCGCGCTCATCCTCGCCACCATGGCGGCGGGCGCCGGGCTGGACGAGCGGCTCTCGCCGTTCATCGCCGGGTACGTGCTCCTGCTCGCGGTGCTGTCCCCGCTGGCCGCCGGGCGCCCCCACCTGCTGGCGCGGTTCCTTCCCGGGGGACGCGGGGCCGGGGACCGTGAGGCCGAGAAGACCGCGGTGCCTGTCTGA
- a CDS encoding PP2C family protein-serine/threonine phosphatase → MARRAGADAYPVRWRRRMHRARLALRRSGVDYFRGDGSDWIALAGLMALLPVITCATLLNPVWFSPAALALPIVVGGLLLRPASLLGLYAAAAAALIVESVNLGPYLEVPAAVTPGTVLTVAACGFFGLVLAQFRARVGVPWRRGGTMLFDLRERIRVQSALPRLPQGWHREMALRPAGGQSFSGDFVVAARTNGGRTLEAVLTDVSGKGMDAASRALLLSGAFGGLLGSLPPHGFLPAANGYLLRQDWDEGFATSIHLVLDLETGDYEILSAGHPPALQLHAGSGRWEEKAAEGPLLGVYDGAEFDAVKGSLAPGDVLLLFTDGLVETSEQDLSEGIDRLTGEADRHVATGFEGAAWRLIEACAKDVNDDRALLLLSRRG, encoded by the coding sequence ATGGCCCGACGCGCAGGAGCAGACGCATACCCGGTCCGGTGGCGAAGAAGGATGCACCGGGCGCGCCTCGCGCTGCGCCGCTCCGGGGTCGACTACTTCCGCGGCGACGGCTCCGACTGGATAGCCCTGGCCGGGCTGATGGCGCTCCTCCCCGTCATCACCTGTGCCACCCTGCTCAACCCCGTCTGGTTCTCACCGGCCGCTCTGGCGCTGCCGATCGTGGTCGGCGGGCTCCTGCTGCGGCCGGCCAGCCTGCTCGGCCTGTACGCCGCCGCGGCCGCCGCGCTGATCGTCGAGTCGGTCAACCTCGGCCCCTACCTGGAGGTACCCGCCGCCGTCACGCCCGGTACGGTCCTGACCGTCGCGGCCTGCGGCTTCTTCGGCCTGGTGCTCGCCCAGTTCCGGGCGAGGGTCGGGGTCCCCTGGAGACGCGGCGGCACCATGCTCTTCGACCTGCGCGAACGCATCCGGGTCCAGAGCGCTCTGCCGCGACTGCCCCAGGGCTGGCACCGCGAGATGGCGCTGCGCCCGGCCGGCGGCCAGTCCTTCTCCGGCGACTTCGTCGTCGCGGCCCGCACCAACGGCGGCCGGACCCTGGAAGCCGTCCTCACCGACGTCTCCGGCAAGGGCATGGACGCGGCCTCCCGCGCGCTGCTGCTCTCCGGCGCCTTCGGCGGGCTGCTGGGCTCGCTGCCGCCGCACGGCTTCCTGCCCGCCGCCAACGGCTATCTGCTGCGCCAGGACTGGGACGAGGGCTTCGCCACCTCCATCCACCTCGTGCTGGACCTGGAGACGGGCGACTACGAGATCCTCTCGGCCGGGCACCCCCCGGCCCTCCAGCTGCACGCGGGCAGCGGCCGGTGGGAGGAGAAGGCGGCCGAAGGCCCCCTCCTCGGCGTGTACGACGGCGCCGAGTTCGACGCGGTGAAGGGCTCGCTGGCCCCCGGCGACGTCCTGCTGCTCTTCACGGACGGCCTGGTGGAGACCTCCGAACAGGACCTCTCCGAGGGGATCGACCGGCTGACGGGCGAGGCGGACCGCCATGTCGCCACCGGCTTCGAGGGGGCCGCCTGGCGCCTCATCGAGGCATGCGCCAAGGACGTCAACGACGACCGCGCGCTGCTTCTGCTGTCCCGGCGCGGCTGA
- a CDS encoding acyltransferase family protein: MFSAPSAFQRAPVPPETRESEPRHPQPAATAAVAARTSTGTAPDRATAPAAAPAPAKQRDAWFDNVKYLAIVLVAVAHAWEPVMEGSRATRALYMVVYSFHMPAFILVSGYFSRSFDMSPGRVKRLVSGVVVPYVLFETAYSLFRRYAGGVGDTPVTLLDPLFLTWFLIALFIWRVTTPLWRSLRHPVPVALTVAVLASVTPGIGDDLDLQRVLQFLPFFVLGLVLEPRHFELVRRREVRAVAVPLFAGALLLAYWAAPRMQLGWFYRSSSAQELGAPWWSGAVMSLVMFVCGLALTVGFLSLVPRRPMWFTVLGAGTICGYLLHGFLVKGAGYLGLFDDHAWLSEPAGLVVVSLVAAVAVTLMCTPPVRRALRFATEPDLDWAFRRRPAGR, from the coding sequence ATGTTCAGTGCTCCGAGCGCATTTCAGAGGGCCCCCGTCCCGCCGGAAACCCGGGAGTCGGAGCCCAGACACCCCCAGCCCGCCGCGACCGCCGCGGTCGCCGCCCGGACCTCCACGGGGACCGCACCGGACCGCGCCACCGCTCCTGCCGCCGCTCCCGCTCCCGCCAAGCAGCGCGACGCCTGGTTCGACAATGTGAAGTACCTCGCGATCGTGCTCGTCGCCGTGGCCCACGCCTGGGAACCGGTGATGGAGGGCAGCCGCGCCACACGGGCGCTGTACATGGTCGTCTACTCGTTCCACATGCCGGCCTTCATCCTCGTCTCCGGCTACTTCTCACGTTCGTTCGACATGAGTCCGGGCCGGGTCAAGCGCCTGGTCAGCGGCGTCGTCGTGCCGTATGTGCTCTTCGAGACGGCGTACTCCCTGTTCAGGCGGTACGCCGGGGGCGTGGGCGACACCCCCGTCACCCTGCTCGATCCGCTGTTCCTCACCTGGTTCCTGATCGCCCTGTTCATCTGGCGGGTGACCACTCCGCTGTGGCGCTCGCTGCGCCACCCGGTGCCCGTCGCCCTGACCGTCGCCGTCCTCGCGTCGGTGACGCCGGGGATCGGTGACGATCTGGACCTTCAGCGTGTCCTGCAGTTCCTGCCGTTCTTCGTGCTCGGGCTCGTGCTCGAACCGAGGCACTTCGAACTGGTCCGGCGCCGCGAGGTGCGGGCGGTGGCCGTGCCGCTGTTCGCGGGGGCGCTGCTCCTCGCGTACTGGGCGGCGCCGCGCATGCAGCTGGGCTGGTTCTACCGGAGCAGCAGCGCCCAGGAGCTGGGTGCGCCGTGGTGGTCGGGGGCCGTGATGTCCCTGGTGATGTTCGTGTGCGGGCTGGCCCTCACGGTCGGCTTCCTGTCCCTGGTGCCGCGCCGGCCCATGTGGTTCACGGTGCTGGGCGCCGGGACGATCTGCGGTTATCTGCTGCACGGCTTCCTCGTCAAGGGCGCCGGTTACCTCGGCCTGTTCGACGACCACGCGTGGCTCTCGGAGCCGGCCGGGCTGGTCGTCGTCTCGCTCGTCGCGGCGGTCGCGGTGACCCTGATGTGCACCCCGCCGGTGCGGCGGGCGCTGCGCTTCGCCACCGAGCCGGACCTGGACTGGGCGTTCCGGCGCCGGCCCGCCGGACGCTGA